In the genome of Persephonella sp. KM09-Lau-8, one region contains:
- a CDS encoding NUDIX hydrolase yields the protein METKWEFSAGGVVYRKNEEGKLEILLIRVKNRWSFPKGNIERGEPRDQAALREVKEETGVDAEIVEYLGEVDYWYSMELSRIHKFVYYYLMKYVGGDIVPQKEEIDEAKFVPFEEVENMLTYPTDKKIFERAVKALKKLGEI from the coding sequence ATGGAAACAAAATGGGAATTTTCTGCAGGTGGAGTAGTTTACAGAAAAAATGAGGAAGGTAAACTTGAAATTCTTCTTATTAGAGTAAAAAACAGATGGAGTTTTCCAAAAGGAAACATTGAAAGGGGAGAACCAAGAGACCAGGCAGCCCTTAGAGAAGTAAAAGAGGAAACAGGGGTTGATGCAGAAATAGTTGAATATCTTGGAGAAGTAGATTACTGGTATAGCATGGAGCTATCCAGAATTCACAAATTTGTTTATTACTACCTTATGAAATATGTAGGCGGCGATATTGTTCCTCAAAAAGAAGAGATAGATGAAGCCAAATTTGTTCCATTTGAGGAAGTTGAAAATATGCTCACATATCCAACAGACAAAAAAATATTTGAAAGGGCAGTAAAAGCACTGAAAAAATTAGGCGAGATTTAA
- the nrdR gene encoding transcriptional regulator NrdR, translating into MKCPNCGSLEDKVVDTRQSKDGTVIRRRRECLDCGFRFTTYERYEEEKIIVKKKNGTTEAFNKDKIIRGIRLASKNRPVSEKQMIEIADEIEKYLLEEGKLVVESTEIGDLVQEKLKKIDPVAYLRFKSVYNEFQDISDFEKALKEIEEKEKEEG; encoded by the coding sequence ATGAAATGTCCAAATTGCGGCTCACTTGAAGATAAGGTTGTAGATACAAGGCAGTCTAAAGATGGGACTGTAATACGAAGAAGAAGAGAATGCCTTGATTGTGGTTTTAGATTTACAACCTATGAAAGATACGAAGAAGAAAAAATTATAGTTAAAAAGAAAAATGGAACAACAGAAGCATTCAATAAAGACAAGATTATAAGAGGAATTCGTCTTGCTTCCAAAAATAGACCTGTATCTGAAAAACAGATGATTGAAATAGCAGATGAGATAGAGAAATATCTGCTTGAGGAAGGAAAATTAGTTGTAGAAAGCACAGAGATAGGAGACCTGGTTCAGGAAAAACTCAAAAAAATAGACCCTGTAGCATATCTAAGATTTAAATCTGTATACAATGAATTTCAGGATATAAGCGATTTTGAAAAAGCCCTTAAAGAGATTGAAGAAAAGGAAAAAGAAGAAGGCTAA
- a CDS encoding nuclear transport factor 2 family protein: MEKKGKSPVQETVDKWIEGWNEHNIEKIMECYADTAELYDPKIKEIYPETLTLVGKENIKKYYEIILKVFPQIKIQPLGLWIKGHDALLEYYIYTAEDAKADVVSKFYLNKEYKIQGHFVYYGLSYKEVKEEDKTE; the protein is encoded by the coding sequence ATGGAAAAGAAAGGAAAATCTCCTGTTCAGGAAACAGTTGATAAATGGATAGAAGGATGGAATGAGCACAATATAGAGAAAATTATGGAATGTTATGCAGATACAGCTGAACTTTATGACCCAAAAATTAAAGAGATATATCCTGAGACATTAACACTTGTAGGAAAAGAAAATATCAAAAAATACTATGAGATTATTTTAAAAGTTTTTCCACAGATAAAAATTCAGCCACTTGGATTATGGATAAAAGGACATGATGCACTTTTAGAGTATTACATCTATACCGCAGAAGACGCAAAAGCAGATGTAGTATCAAAGTTTTATTTAAACAAAGAATACAAAATTCAGGGGCATTTTGTTTATTATGGATTATCTTACAAAGAAGTTAAGGAGGAAGATAAAACCGAATGA
- the hemL gene encoding glutamate-1-semialdehyde 2,1-aminomutase yields MKTEKSKELFKEAQKYLVGGVNSPVRAFKALGMEPLFIVKGKGSRVWDVDGNEFIDYVLSWGPLILGHAHDQIINAIKQVSNYGTSFGAPTELEIEMAKAVVEAVPSVEMVRFVNSGTEATMSAIRLARGYTGKKKIIKFEGCYHGHGDSLLVSAGSGVATLGIPGTPGIPEELAQLTIVLPYNDIDAVEEAFRKHGDDIACVIIEPVAGNMGVVAPSKEYHQRLRDITKEYGALLIWDEVMTGFRLALGGAQELYGIEPDLTTMGKVIGAGLPVGAYGGKAEIMKYVAPEGPVYQAGTLSGNPLAMAAGLRQLQILKEKSPYEELDQKGAKLEEGMKELIDKYGIKATVNRVGSMITMFFTDKEVKNFADAKSSDLELFNKFYKLMLEKGVYLAPSQFEASFLSTAHSDEDIATTLNAIEDTFKQL; encoded by the coding sequence ATGAAAACAGAAAAATCTAAAGAGTTATTCAAAGAAGCACAAAAATATCTGGTAGGTGGTGTTAACTCCCCTGTGAGGGCATTTAAAGCACTTGGGATGGAGCCATTATTTATAGTCAAAGGAAAAGGTAGTAGAGTATGGGATGTTGACGGAAATGAATTTATAGATTATGTGCTTTCATGGGGACCTCTTATTCTTGGACATGCCCATGACCAGATAATAAATGCAATAAAACAGGTCTCAAACTATGGGACAAGTTTTGGAGCTCCAACAGAGCTTGAAATAGAAATGGCAAAGGCTGTTGTTGAGGCTGTTCCATCTGTTGAAATGGTTAGATTTGTGAACTCAGGAACAGAAGCCACAATGTCTGCTATAAGACTTGCCAGAGGGTATACTGGCAAGAAGAAAATCATAAAATTTGAGGGCTGCTATCACGGACATGGTGATAGTTTACTGGTTTCTGCAGGTTCAGGGGTTGCTACACTGGGTATACCGGGAACACCGGGAATCCCTGAAGAACTTGCCCAGCTTACAATAGTTCTTCCTTATAACGATATAGATGCTGTAGAAGAAGCATTCAGAAAACATGGAGATGATATTGCCTGTGTAATTATAGAGCCAGTCGCAGGGAATATGGGAGTTGTTGCTCCATCTAAAGAATACCACCAGAGATTAAGAGATATCACAAAGGAATATGGGGCTCTTCTAATATGGGATGAAGTTATGACAGGTTTTAGACTTGCTCTTGGAGGTGCACAGGAGCTTTATGGAATAGAGCCTGACCTGACCACAATGGGTAAAGTAATAGGAGCAGGATTACCTGTGGGTGCTTACGGTGGAAAAGCGGAAATTATGAAATATGTAGCACCTGAAGGACCTGTTTATCAGGCAGGAACACTATCAGGAAATCCTCTTGCAATGGCAGCAGGCTTAAGACAACTCCAGATTCTGAAGGAAAAATCTCCTTATGAAGAATTAGACCAAAAAGGTGCAAAATTAGAAGAAGGAATGAAAGAACTGATTGATAAATACGGAATAAAAGCCACAGTAAATAGAGTCGGTTCTATGATAACCATGTTCTTTACAGATAAAGAAGTCAAAAACTTTGCTGATGCAAAATCCTCAGACCTTGAATTATTTAATAAGTTTTATAAATTAATGCTGGAAAAAGGTGTATACCTTGCTCCATCGCAGTTTGAGGCTTCTTTCTTAAGCACAGCCCATAGCGATGAGGATATAGCGACAACATTAAATGCAATTGAAGACACATTTAAACAGCTATAG
- a CDS encoding DASS family sodium-coupled anion symporter — MSLSKLSYYRKEIGLILAPLVAAIIYITPMDLSRDAHIVFAIMGFCLVFWLTEVIPLSMTALLGVTVAVILGVVNIKQAFLSLGHPVILLFIGSFLIAQAMTKHGLDRRFALNLLSKDFFIKSPIRLIAGFSLIAFLLSMWVSNTATTAMLLPLVLGIINMFKTKKIKNLNGFAVFALLSVAYAASIGGATTLIGTPTNLIGAGFLKEAGYDVDFLKWFLLTAPITILSYLAMLIYIKFHIRNFSFEPEKIKQLIYSEKKTLPRVSLGEKNTIFVFFLAAFLWILPGLANLLGNQELYKFLKAHIPEAVVALIAGFLLFLLPARKGEGTLTARDLRELDWDTILLFGGGIALGKLIIKTGLAAYIGKHVAAVVSPEMTVLFIFILIISMIFLTEISSNTATVITFAPILIGILKEMNIDLFYPIFGIIIAASYAFMLPIATPPNAIIYGSRVIPINKMVKVGFFMNIIGSVIITIFILMYMK, encoded by the coding sequence ATGAGCCTGTCTAAGCTAAGCTATTACAGAAAAGAAATAGGTCTTATATTAGCACCTCTTGTTGCTGCAATTATATACATAACCCCTATGGATTTGTCCCGAGATGCTCATATTGTTTTTGCTATAATGGGTTTTTGTCTTGTATTCTGGCTTACAGAGGTTATACCCCTTTCAATGACAGCCCTTCTTGGTGTTACTGTTGCCGTTATTCTTGGAGTGGTTAACATAAAACAGGCATTTCTCAGTCTTGGACATCCTGTTATTCTCCTGTTTATAGGTAGTTTCTTGATTGCACAGGCAATGACCAAACATGGATTAGACAGGAGATTTGCCCTCAATCTGCTTTCAAAAGATTTTTTCATAAAAAGTCCCATCAGGCTGATAGCAGGATTTTCTCTAATTGCCTTTTTACTCTCAATGTGGGTCAGTAATACCGCAACTACAGCAATGCTACTGCCTCTTGTTCTGGGAATAATTAATATGTTCAAGACAAAAAAGATTAAAAATCTGAATGGATTTGCTGTTTTTGCTTTGCTTTCTGTTGCCTATGCTGCATCAATAGGTGGAGCAACTACTTTAATCGGGACACCTACTAATCTGATAGGTGCAGGATTTCTAAAAGAAGCTGGTTATGACGTTGATTTTTTAAAATGGTTTTTATTGACTGCTCCAATTACAATTCTCAGTTATTTGGCAATGCTCATTTATATAAAATTCCATATAAGAAATTTCAGTTTTGAACCGGAAAAAATAAAACAGCTTATATATTCTGAGAAAAAAACACTTCCAAGGGTTTCTCTGGGAGAGAAAAATACTATTTTTGTCTTTTTTCTTGCTGCATTTTTATGGATATTACCGGGGCTTGCAAACCTACTTGGCAATCAGGAATTATACAAATTTCTGAAAGCACATATACCTGAGGCTGTTGTGGCTTTAATAGCAGGATTTTTACTATTTCTCTTGCCTGCAAGAAAAGGGGAAGGAACATTAACAGCCAGAGACTTAAGGGAACTTGACTGGGATACAATACTGCTGTTTGGTGGTGGTATTGCCCTTGGAAAATTAATTATAAAAACAGGACTTGCAGCCTATATTGGAAAACATGTTGCAGCTGTTGTGTCTCCTGAAATGACAGTGCTTTTTATATTTATTCTTATCATTTCAATGATTTTCCTTACAGAAATTAGTTCAAACACCGCAACAGTAATTACATTTGCCCCCATCCTGATAGGTATCTTAAAAGAAATGAATATTGACCTTTTTTATCCGATTTTTGGTATTATAATTGCTGCAAGTTATGCTTTTATGTTGCCAATAGCCACTCCCCCAAACGCAATTATTTATGGAAGCCGTGTTATTCCCATTAATAAGATGGTAAAAGTAGGGTTCTTTATGAATATAATCGGTTCGGTTATAATAACTATTTTCATATTAATGTATATGAAATAA
- a CDS encoding type II toxin-antitoxin system death-on-curing family toxin gives MFSTKLVKEIHKEIIRSTGGSFGIRDENLLESSLKVPFQTFGKEDLYETAIEKAAKLLETIIKNHPFIDGNKRVAYVLFRLFLEENGYVLTATEEEKYNLIMSIASGKIPYKQIVEWTRRHSSKIQS, from the coding sequence ATGTTTTCTACTAAACTCGTAAAAGAAATTCATAAGGAAATTATCCGTTCTACAGGCGGAAGTTTTGGTATTAGAGATGAAAATCTTCTTGAAAGTTCTTTAAAAGTTCCTTTTCAAACATTCGGTAAAGAAGATTTATATGAAACAGCTATAGAGAAAGCTGCAAAATTATTGGAAACTATTATAAAAAACCATCCTTTTATTGATGGAAATAAAAGAGTAGCTTATGTTCTTTTTAGGTTATTTTTAGAAGAAAATGGATATGTTTTAACTGCTACAGAAGAAGAAAAATATAACCTGATTATGAGTATAGCATCAGGAAAAATTCCTTATAAGCAGATTGTTGAATGGACAAGAAGGCATTCCAGTAAAATTCAATCCTAA
- a CDS encoding lysophospholipid acyltransferase family protein: MSYLLASSFFSVLKKLDREKALKTGKAIGNLFWNLGYRKDVILKNLDIAFPEKDKNWKLQTGKASLQNIGKVLAEFPKIPEYKKSDQLSQIYQIVEGKEYLQEKGAKILTSAHIGNWELGGACIASETEKLISLAYRMKNKKLNDLITSIRQEAGIKIIFHDQPLKDFIKAIREGKTISFLVDQNALRHRGVFVDFFGLPASTVTFPAKLAVKFKLPIYFAYGVYDKNNKLNIFIKKIDFSPSGNEEEDIRNLTALYTKEVEKAAQQYPDQYFWVHKRWKTRPEGEPENIY; encoded by the coding sequence ATGTCCTATCTTCTTGCCTCTTCTTTTTTTTCTGTTTTAAAAAAATTAGATAGAGAAAAAGCATTAAAAACCGGTAAAGCTATAGGAAATTTATTCTGGAATTTAGGATATAGAAAGGATGTTATTTTAAAAAATCTTGATATAGCCTTTCCTGAAAAAGATAAAAACTGGAAATTACAAACAGGGAAGGCTTCTCTCCAAAACATCGGAAAAGTATTGGCCGAATTCCCCAAAATCCCAGAATACAAAAAATCAGATCAGTTATCCCAAATTTATCAGATAGTTGAAGGGAAAGAATATCTACAGGAAAAAGGAGCAAAGATATTAACATCTGCACATATTGGGAATTGGGAATTAGGTGGAGCCTGTATAGCTTCTGAAACAGAAAAACTTATTTCCCTTGCCTATAGAATGAAAAATAAAAAACTAAATGACCTTATAACTTCTATAAGACAGGAAGCAGGAATAAAAATAATATTCCATGACCAGCCTTTAAAGGACTTTATAAAGGCTATTAGAGAAGGGAAAACTATTTCCTTTCTTGTTGATCAGAATGCCTTAAGACATAGAGGCGTATTTGTTGATTTTTTTGGGCTCCCAGCATCAACGGTTACGTTTCCAGCAAAATTAGCTGTCAAATTTAAACTTCCTATATATTTTGCATACGGAGTGTATGATAAAAATAACAAATTGAATATATTTATCAAAAAAATAGATTTTTCTCCTTCTGGAAATGAAGAAGAAGATATCAGAAATCTAACTGCTCTTTACACAAAAGAAGTTGAAAAAGCAGCACAGCAGTATCCAGACCAGTATTTCTGGGTTCACAAAAGATGGAAAACAAGACCAGAAGGAGAACCTGAAAATATCTATTAA